The sequence below is a genomic window from Barrientosiimonas humi.
CACGACGTGCTGCTGCAGCCGTCACGGGCCGACAACCTGTCGTACACGCTGCTCGACGCGGTCAACCGCGGCATGGGGGTCGTCGCCAGCGACATCGGCGGCAACCCCGAGTTCCTGCCGCCCCGCTGCCTAGCCGGCCCCGACGACGTCGACGCACTGGCCGCCGCCGTCGTCGAGCAGGGCGAACAGCCCGAGCTGCGCCCCGCGCTCCCGACGAATATCCCGGACGTGGCTGGGATGGCTGAGCAGATCGTCGGGACCTATGAGCGGTTCCACCCCCGGTCCTCGTCTCGGGCCTCCGCCGACGTTGCCCCAGACAGAGCCTGATGAGCAACGCGACGATCTTCTCCCGCATCTCTTTCGCGGCCAACCACGGGCAGATGGCCGGCGGTGAGGTCATGCTCCTCGCGATGGCCGAAGCAGCGACCGAGCTGGGCCACGACGTCGAGGTGGTGGCCCCGGCGCATCCCACCGACGTGGTCGACGAGGCGACTCGGCGAGGGCTTCGCGTCGTCCCGCTGCAGACGCGCGGCGGCGCCGACCAGCTGCGGGTCACCCGCTCCTGGGACCGCGCCGAGCGCCGAGGGCTGTTGTGGTGCAACGGTCCCCGGCCTGCACTTGCCACAGCCGGCCGACCTGACCGGGTGGTGCACCTGCACCAGCGCCCCTCCTCCCGGCAACGACGCCTCGTCCAGCTGGCTCGCCGCGGCGCGCGGGCGACGATCGTGCCCTCCGCCTCGATGGCGCGCGACGTGGCCGGTGCGGAGATCTTGTGGAACTGGTCTCCGCCGTTCCCGCTCAGGCGGGCTCGCCCCGACACGGGTTTCGTCACGCTCGGATATCTCGGCCGGCTGTCGGAGGACAAGGGTCTGCTGGTGCTGTGCGAGGCGGTGCGGCAGCTGCAGGACCACCACCCCGGACGCTTCCGCCTGCTGGTCGCCGGGGAGTCCCGGTTCGTGGCGTCCGACGAGGCCGACCGGGTCGACGCCGCGCTGCGCGCGGTCGGGGCGGAGATGCAGGGCTGGATGTCGGCCGATCAGTTCTTCGAGTCGGTCGACATCGCTGTCTTCCCCTCCGTGTGGGACGAGCCCTTCGGCCTGGTGGTGAGCGAAGCGATGGCGGCTCGCCGCGCATTCGTCATCAGCGACGCCGGCGCGCTCCCGGAGGTC
It includes:
- a CDS encoding glycosyltransferase family 4 protein produces the protein MSNATIFSRISFAANHGQMAGGEVMLLAMAEAATELGHDVEVVAPAHPTDVVDEATRRGLRVVPLQTRGGADQLRVTRSWDRAERRGLLWCNGPRPALATAGRPDRVVHLHQRPSSRQRRLVQLARRGARATIVPSASMARDVAGAEILWNWSPPFPLRRARPDTGFVTLGYLGRLSEDKGLLVLCEAVRQLQDHHPGRFRLLVAGESRFVASDEADRVDAALRAVGAEMQGWMSADQFFESVDIAVFPSVWDEPFGLVVSEAMAARRAFVISDAGALPEVAGEGYPWTFPRGDADELAQLLDKASTADWAPTVEASQVRWETHFSPEAGRERLGQLLKRLETGDGS